In the genome of Microcoleus vaginatus PCC 9802, the window GGCAAATACCATTATCAAGGCACAGCTAGCAGCCAAAGGCGGCGAATTAGTTGGGGAAGATTACATTCCTTTGGGCGGGACAGAAGTCACGCCAATTATTACTAAAATTAAGGCAGCTTTGCCAGACGGGGGCGTCATTTTCAATTCCCTCAACGGCGACAGCAACGTAGCATTTTTCAAACAGTTGCAGGGTGCAGGTTTGGGGCCGGACAAATATCCGTCAATGTCTGTCAGTATTGCTGAAGAAGAAGTAAAGGCGATCGGCGTAGAATATCTTAAAGGCCATTACGCCGCCTGGAATTACTTCATGACTGTGGAATCTCCGGCCAATACAAAATTTGTGCAAGCTTTCAAAGCAAAATACGGCAACGATAGAGTGACTAACGACCCGATGGAAGCAGCTTACATCATGGTTTACCTGTGGAAGCAAGCCGTCGAAAAAGCAGGGACAGCCGATGATTTGGAAAAAGTGCGGGCAGCAGCTTTGGGTCAAACCTTTGACGCGCCAGGGGGCACAGTAACGATGGATGTTAACCATCACCTTTCTAAATTTGTGCGGTTGGGCGAAGTGAGAGACGACGGTTTGTTTAACATCGCTTTTGCTACGCCCGAAGCAGTGAAGCCGATTCCTTGGAATCAGTTTGTCGCTGAAACAAAAGGCTTGGGTTGCGATTGGTCAGACCCCGCCAAAGGTGGAAAATTCAAAGCTTGATAAGTAGGTAATACCAATTTGGTTAACGTTAACAACGTATCTTTTATCCCCCCTTAATAAGGGGGGACAAGAGCGTTATTGCGTCACCCCTACTCCCTTAATAAGGGGGAACTGGAATCTTCAAAGTCCCCCTTATTAAGGGGTATTTAGGGGAATCTAAATACTGAATGTAAGCATTTTTTATAGAAAAGTTGACGATTAAGTTGACACAAATGGGGTAAAATCCGCCCCTCATTATCCGCGAACAAAGTTAACCGACTTAATGCAGGAGTAACAAAATTGGCGATATTAGACGGTTTATTTAATGGCCTTAGCATCGGCGCTGTTTTACTAATTGCTGCCCTGGGATTAGCGATTATTTTCGGGCTGATGGGCGTGATTAATATGGCTCATGGCGAGTTGATGATGCTGGGGGCCTATACAACTTTCGTAGTGCAAAATGTCTTCAAAGGTATGGGAGGATTCGCTTTTGAAACCTATATTTTATTTGCGATTCCCCTAGCTTTTTTATTAGCTGCATTGGTAGGATTAATTCTCGAACGCGGAGTGATTCGCTATCTTTACGGGCGGCCGCTAGAAACTCTGCTGGCAACTTGGGGTGTAAGTTTAATTTTGCAGCAGTTTGTCCGCAGCGTTAGTTGGGTGCTGGTCATTGGGCTTGCGGTGTTTTGTTTGCTGTTTTTTGGCGGTTTGCGGGTGCTGAAATCTCGCCTGGATTTCGATCGCCTTCGCAGCAAAATTCTCGCCATAATTTTGCCTTTATCTTTGGGTATTGCCTGGGCGGTGAGCGCCTTTTTAGGGCAAACTTACAAACTGGCAGTAACTCAACCTTGGTTTGGCGCTCAAAATGTGGACGTAACTGCACCGCAATGGTTGCGGGGTGGCATACCGCTGGGCAATTTTCAGTTGCCCTACGCCCGAATTTTTATTATTGTCCTGACCGGAATTTGTTTGGCGGGAATTTACCTATTTTTGCAAAAGTCTGTGTGGGGATTGCGGATTAGAGCCGTGACGCAAAATCGCAGCATGAGCGCGTGTTTGGGAATTCCTACCGAACAAGTGGACGCGCTGACTTTTGCTTTGGGTTCGGGGTTGGCTGGTGTGGCTGGGTGCGCGATTAGTTTGATCGGTTCGGTAGGGTCAAATACCGGACAAAATTATATAGTCGATACCTTTATGGTGGTGGTTGTGGGCGGTGTCGGCAAGATTGTGGGGAGTGTAGTTGCTGCGATCGCGATCGGCACTGCCAATTACCTGATCGGTTCTGGAACCTTAGCCATAATGTTCGCTCCTGTCAAGCCTTTAGCCGACTTCTTCACATTTTTCGCCACAACCAGCATGGCAAAAGTAATGGTATTCGCCTTAATTATGGCTTTTCTGCAAGTGAAGCCGGGAGGGATTTTCCCGCAAAAAGGGCGGACGGTAGAAAATTAAAAATTATAACTGCGAGCGTAGCGAAAAATGCAGAACAAACATCAAAAACCCTGGTTAAAAGAAGCGGCAATTGTCAGCGCGATCGCCCTCACATTCATATTACTCATCCCAGGGATACTCCCCGACGTTCGGCTCAATCAATTGGGGCGATTTTTGGCACTAGCAATTGCCGCCCTCGGCATAGACTTGATTTGGGGATACACGGGTTTGCTGAGTCTCGGACACGGCGTATTTTTTGCGATCGGCGGCTACGCTTTCGCCATGCACCTAAAACTGCAAATTCCCCCAACCGCCAGCAGTCAATTGCCAGAATTTATGAACCTCTACGGCGTTACCGAACTCCCCTGGTTTTGGCAACCATTTTATTCATTTCCTTTCTCAGCATTAGCAGTAGTTCTCATCCCCGCCATCTTGGGCGCACTTTTAGGTTATTTAGTATTCCGCAATCGAATTCGAGGCGTTTACTTTTCAATTCTTACCCAAGCAGCCACCATTGTATTTTTCAACTTCTTTAACGGTCAGCAAAAACTAATTAACGGCACTAACGGACTCACCGACTTTAAAACCCTGTTCGGAGCCACAGTCAATGACCGAGATACTCAATATATTTTCTACATTCTCACCATATTATTTCTAGCAGCAACTTACGCCCTCTGCCGGTGGTTGACCAGCGGGCGTTTCGGCCGCCTGCTAGTAGCCATTCGCGACGACGAAGTGCGGCTGCGTTTCTCAGGTTACAATCCCACAGGATATAAAGTTTTAGTCTTTGCAATTTCCGCCGGTTTAGCCGGGATTGCAGGCGCATTATTTACCGTACAAACCGGAATCATTTCGCCAAAAGCAATGGATATTGCCTTTTCAATTGAAATGGTAATCTGGGTCGCAGTGGGAGGTCGTGCCACATTATCGGGAGCAATATTGGGAACACTGCTAGTCAACTTTGGTAAAAGTTTCTTGAGCGAACAATTCCCCGAAGTTTGGCTGTTTTTCCAAGGTGCGCTATTCCTCATAGTAGTCACAGTGCTGCCCGACGGCTTAGTCGGATGGCTGCAACATCAAGGTTTCGACCAAATCCGCAGTTTGTTCAGAAGACCGAAGTACGCATCTACTTACCCCAGCCTGGAACAAGACCCCCAAGTGCAGCTCGAAAAAGAAGAACTTGAACATTGAGTGCAAAAATATCGTGTAATTTATAAGTAGGCTGACATAAATAAATGTCACCTACAACAGACAAACAAAGCAATCGCAATAGACGTGGCAAACGCTGCATTTATCTCTGTCTGAGGAAACGTAATATATATGTCCACCTACTTAGATCTCCGTAGCAAGTAGCTTCGTTCTTTAACTTGAGGGGCAACATATGGCAGATATTATTGACTACAAAATCTACGGCGACGATTTGCAACTCATCGAGATTGAACTCGACCCCAAAGAAGGCGTCAGGGCTGAAGCTGGAACCATGACATACATGGAAGGCGACATCCAAATGCAAACATCCACAGGCGGCGGCTTATTTCAGGGTTTCAAACGGATGCTGACAGGAGCGGGTTTTTTTATTACCACCTTTGTCAACGCCGGAAATCGTAAGGCCCGCGTCGCTTTTGCCGCGCCCTATCCGGGTAAAGTAATTCCCCTAGATTTAGGCCAACTTGGCGGTAAATTTTTGTGTCAAAAAGACTCATTTCTCTGTGCGGCCAACGGCATTGAAATTGAGGTAGCATTCACCAAGCGGCTGGGTGCCGGTTTCTTTGGCGGAGAAGGTTTTATTCTGCAAAAATTGCAGGGTGACGGGCTAGCTTTTGTTCATGCGGGAGGAACAATAGTTGAGAAAAATTTGGGAGTTGGCGAAGTGTTGCGGGCGGACACTGGTTGTTTGGTAGCTTTTGCGCCGACTGTAGATTACGATATTCAGTTTGTGGGCGGGTTTAAAAATGCTCTATTTGGCGGCGAAGGGTTGTTTTTAGTCAAGCTAACCGGACCTGGAAAAGTGTATTTGCAAAGTCTGCCGCTCTCGAAGTTAGCGGAGCGAATTATGGCTGCCGCTCCATCTCCAGTGTCGAGCAGCTCTAGCAGTTTGACTTGAGAGTAAACGGTCAGCAAAAAGTAGTAAGTATGGTGTCAGGGAAGGGGAAAGAATCTCCTGAAAAAGCGAGGATATTTGCCTTCCGCACCTACAAAAGGTATGGGTTGTTGTCCATTAGTGAGTAAAGTGTTAATTATGAATGGAAAAGTATTAGAAATAGAAAACTTGACTGTTAGTTTTGATGGTTTTAAAGCCATTAACGGTTTAAATTTTAGTATGGATGCGGGCGAACTGCGAGTTATTATTGGTCCCAATGGTGCGGGCAAAACAACTTTTCTCGATTCAATTACCGGGAAGGTGCAGCCGACAGAGGGCAGGGTATTATTTAAGGGACAAAATTTACGCAAGTTGTCGGAAGATAGGATTTCGCGCTTGGGAATTGGTCGCAAGTTTCAGACACCGCGAGTTTACTTAAATTTAACGCCACGCGAAAATTTGGAATTGTCTTGCAGCCGCCACAAAAATGTTTTTTCGACTTTGTTTAAGCCTGCTTCTGCTGCTGAAAAACGCACGGTTGCGGGTTTGTTAGAAACAATTGGTTTAGTTGCTAAAGCTGATGTTTTGGCGGGTTTGCTTTCTCACGGGGAAAAGCAATGGTTGGAAATTGGAATGTTGGTGGCTCAATCTCCTGATTTGTTGTTGGTAGATGAACCTGTGGCGGGTTTGACGGATGAGGAAACGATGTTAACTGGAGAGTTGCTAATTTCGCTGGCCGAAAGTCATTCGGTGTTGGTAATTGAACACGATATGGAGTTTGTGCGGCAAATTGCGCGGCAGGTTACGGTGTTGCATCAGGGTGCGGTTTTGTGTGAGGGGACTATGGATGAGGTGCAAAATGACGATCGCGTAATTGAGGTATATTTGGGCAAACCGGAAGAGTAAGAAGAAGGAAGAAGGAAGAAGGAAGAAGGAAGAAGGAAGAAGGAAGAAGGAAGAAGGAAGAAGGAAGAAGTTATTTGTTAGTTGCTACCAATTTCCATGCCCAATTACCAATTAAAAACTATGCTACAAGTCTCTAATTTGAATGTTTATTACGGCGAAAGCCACATTTTGCGTGATGTCGATTTAAGCGTAAATGCGGGGCAAATGGTTTGCTTGATCGGCCGCAATGGTGTCGGCAAAACTACTATGCTAAAAACGATTATGGGGTTGCTGCAACCGCGCAGTGGCACTATTGCTTTTGGCGGAGAATCTATTGTTTCTAAGTTGACTCACCAGCGGGCTAGATTAGGAATTGGTTATGTGCCTCAAGGGCGTGAAATTATTCCACGTTTGACGGTTAAAGAAAATTTATTGTTAGGTTTGGAAGCGAAACCCACAAAAATCAAAAATCCTGAAGTTCCTGATGAAATTTTTGATTTATTTCCTGTTTTGAAAACTATGCTCGATCGCCTGGGAGGTGATTTGAGCGGGGGACAGCAGCAGCAGTTAGCTATTGCTAGGGCTTTGATGGGTGAGCCGCAGTTGCTGGTTTTGGATGAGCCTACGGAGGGGATTCAACCGTCTATTATTTTAGACATAGAAGCTGCGGTGCGCCGTGTGGTTGCGACTAGGGGAATTTCTGTTTTGTTGGTGGAGCAACATTTGCATTTTGTGCGGCAAGCTGACTGGTATTATGCTATGCAAAAAGGCGGAATTGTGGCTTCTGGAAGCACTAGCGAATTAAGTGATGAGGTGATTCAGAGGTTTTTGGCTGTTTGATTCAGAAGGAAGTTCGGCAACGGATTCTGTAACGGATGTAACGGATGGAAGGAAGAAGGAAGAGGGAAGAGGGAAACGAGGAAACGAGGCAGAGTCTCTAGATATTTATTCCCAGGCTGTGCCTGGGAACAAGGAATCAAAAAACTTCTCTTCAGTCCCCGTAGGCGGACAAAAGTTTGACAATAAGCGATTTCAATCGCCCAGGAAACGAGGCATTTTCCTTCTTCCTTCTTCCTTCTTCCTTCTTCCTGACATCCGTTACATCCGTTACATCCGTTACAGAATCCGTTGCCGAACTTCCTTCTGCTATATTATTGATTTTTCCTGCCGTCTGGCATTGTGGTGCCGGCCATACTTGCTCGATCGATACTCGCACCATCTATATTAGCATTGCGGAGGTTGGCATCGGAAAGATTGGCATCTCTCAAGTCGGAAAATCGCAGGTCTGCACCGTCTAGATTTGTCTTTGTCAAG includes:
- the urtC gene encoding urea ABC transporter permease subunit UrtC, translated to MQNKHQKPWLKEAAIVSAIALTFILLIPGILPDVRLNQLGRFLALAIAALGIDLIWGYTGLLSLGHGVFFAIGGYAFAMHLKLQIPPTASSQLPEFMNLYGVTELPWFWQPFYSFPFSALAVVLIPAILGALLGYLVFRNRIRGVYFSILTQAATIVFFNFFNGQQKLINGTNGLTDFKTLFGATVNDRDTQYIFYILTILFLAATYALCRWLTSGRFGRLLVAIRDDEVRLRFSGYNPTGYKVLVFAISAGLAGIAGALFTVQTGIISPKAMDIAFSIEMVIWVAVGGRATLSGAILGTLLVNFGKSFLSEQFPEVWLFFQGALFLIVVTVLPDGLVGWLQHQGFDQIRSLFRRPKYASTYPSLEQDPQVQLEKEELEH
- a CDS encoding TIGR00266 family protein, which produces MADIIDYKIYGDDLQLIEIELDPKEGVRAEAGTMTYMEGDIQMQTSTGGGLFQGFKRMLTGAGFFITTFVNAGNRKARVAFAAPYPGKVIPLDLGQLGGKFLCQKDSFLCAANGIEIEVAFTKRLGAGFFGGEGFILQKLQGDGLAFVHAGGTIVEKNLGVGEVLRADTGCLVAFAPTVDYDIQFVGGFKNALFGGEGLFLVKLTGPGKVYLQSLPLSKLAERIMAAAPSPVSSSSSSLT
- a CDS encoding branched-chain amino acid ABC transporter permease, with the translated sequence MAILDGLFNGLSIGAVLLIAALGLAIIFGLMGVINMAHGELMMLGAYTTFVVQNVFKGMGGFAFETYILFAIPLAFLLAALVGLILERGVIRYLYGRPLETLLATWGVSLILQQFVRSVSWVLVIGLAVFCLLFFGGLRVLKSRLDFDRLRSKILAIILPLSLGIAWAVSAFLGQTYKLAVTQPWFGAQNVDVTAPQWLRGGIPLGNFQLPYARIFIIVLTGICLAGIYLFLQKSVWGLRIRAVTQNRSMSACLGIPTEQVDALTFALGSGLAGVAGCAISLIGSVGSNTGQNYIVDTFMVVVVGGVGKIVGSVVAAIAIGTANYLIGSGTLAIMFAPVKPLADFFTFFATTSMAKVMVFALIMAFLQVKPGGIFPQKGRTVEN
- the urtA gene encoding urea ABC transporter substrate-binding protein, encoding MTKRFDRRKFILYSSATLTSSLFLKACRTPTPIATPAASPTSTGTTPAATGGGNTIKVGILHSLSGTMSISEKSVVDAEQLAIEEINKAGGVLGKQIEAVVEDGNSDWPTFAEKAKKLIDQDKVVAVFGCWTSASRKAVLPVFEEKNHMLWYPVQYEGQECSKNIFYTGAAPNQQIEPAVDWLLENKGKKFFLVGSDYVFPRTANTIIKAQLAAKGGELVGEDYIPLGGTEVTPIITKIKAALPDGGVIFNSLNGDSNVAFFKQLQGAGLGPDKYPSMSVSIAEEEVKAIGVEYLKGHYAAWNYFMTVESPANTKFVQAFKAKYGNDRVTNDPMEAAYIMVYLWKQAVEKAGTADDLEKVRAAALGQTFDAPGGTVTMDVNHHLSKFVRLGEVRDDGLFNIAFATPEAVKPIPWNQFVAETKGLGCDWSDPAKGGKFKA
- the urtE gene encoding urea ABC transporter ATP-binding subunit UrtE, with the protein product MLQVSNLNVYYGESHILRDVDLSVNAGQMVCLIGRNGVGKTTMLKTIMGLLQPRSGTIAFGGESIVSKLTHQRARLGIGYVPQGREIIPRLTVKENLLLGLEAKPTKIKNPEVPDEIFDLFPVLKTMLDRLGGDLSGGQQQQLAIARALMGEPQLLVLDEPTEGIQPSIILDIEAAVRRVVATRGISVLLVEQHLHFVRQADWYYAMQKGGIVASGSTSELSDEVIQRFLAV
- the urtD gene encoding urea ABC transporter ATP-binding protein UrtD, whose amino-acid sequence is MNGKVLEIENLTVSFDGFKAINGLNFSMDAGELRVIIGPNGAGKTTFLDSITGKVQPTEGRVLFKGQNLRKLSEDRISRLGIGRKFQTPRVYLNLTPRENLELSCSRHKNVFSTLFKPASAAEKRTVAGLLETIGLVAKADVLAGLLSHGEKQWLEIGMLVAQSPDLLLVDEPVAGLTDEETMLTGELLISLAESHSVLVIEHDMEFVRQIARQVTVLHQGAVLCEGTMDEVQNDDRVIEVYLGKPEE